A stretch of Cicer arietinum cultivar CDC Frontier isolate Library 1 chromosome 5, Cicar.CDCFrontier_v2.0, whole genome shotgun sequence DNA encodes these proteins:
- the LOC101502867 gene encoding proline-rich receptor-like protein kinase PERK8, translating into MSHSHQIIEQPTQNYVCSICYNKRPKLDYTRRDFTYAELHAATQGFSIKNFLSEGGFGSVYKGEINGQKIAVKQCIHASYKQEKEFKSEVDALSKARHENVVVLLGSCSEGNHRLLVYEFVCNGSLDQHLSQHSRKPLCWQDRVKVANGAAKGLLYLHQNNIIHRDIKPNNILLTHDHEVMLGDFGLAKIVSEEFSCSVECPGNLAYWAPEYAAFGKVSNKTDVYSFGVVLVELITGMRTTDKRLGGKGLVGWARSLLRQGNCKTLVDERIIDSHDCHQLLWMSRLAGNCLNKDPHKRLDMNTVVKALIHITEGCTSCIVGKDSRTLSMSGYSKSKDDMHDSSESDGESGNIGSSSNSTKCKKHKI; encoded by the exons atgtctCACTCTCATCAAATAATTGAACAACCTACACAAAATTATGTTTGTTCAATTTGCTACAACAAAAGACCAAAACTTGATTACACAAGAAGAGATTTCACATATGCTGAGTTACATGCAGCCACACAAGGCTTTTCCATAAAGAATTTTCTTTCAGAAGGTGGATTTGGTTCTGTTTACAAAGGAGAGATTAATGGACAAAAAATTGCTGTTAAGCAATGTATACATGCAAGTTATAAACAAGAGAAGGAGTTTAAGAGTGAAGTTGATGCATTAAGTAAAGCAAGACATGAAAATGTTGTTGTGTTGCTTGGATCATGTTCTGAAGGAAACCATAGGCTTCTTGTCTATGAATTTGTTTGCAATGGTTCATTAGACCAACATTTATCAC AACATTCTCGCAAGCCTCTTTGTTGGCAAGATAGGGTGAAAGTAGCTAATGGAGCTGCTAAAGGATTGCTATACCTACATCAGAACAATATCATACATAGAGATATAAAACCAAACAACATTCTTCTTACACATGATCATGAAGTAATG CTGGGTGATTTTGGTTTGGCAAAAATTGTAAGTGAAGAATTCTCATGTTCAGTTGAATGTCCTGGAAATCTAGCATATTGGGCACCAGAATATGCAGCATTTGGTAAAGTATCAAATAAAACAGATGTGTATTCTTTTGGTGTGGTTTTAGTTGAACTAATAACTGGAATGAGGACCACAGACAAAAGACTTGGAGGAAAAGGTCTAGTGGGATGG GCTAGATCACTACTAAGACAAGGGAACTGTAAAACACTTGTTGATGAAAGGATAATTGATTCTCATGACTGTCATCAACTCCTTTGGATGAGCCGTTTAGCTGGAAATTGTCTAAACAAGGATCCTCATAAACGATTGGATATGAATACA GTGGTCAAAGCTTTAATACATATAACGGAAGGTTGCACTAGCTGCATTGTGGGAAAAGACAGTAGAACCCTTTCCATGTCAGGCTATTCCAAGTCAAAAGATGATATGCATGACTCTTCAGAATCAGATGGTGAAAGTGGAAACATTGGTAGTAGTTCCAACAGTACAAAATgcaaaaaacacaaaatataa